In Eupeodes corollae chromosome 3, idEupCoro1.1, whole genome shotgun sequence, a single genomic region encodes these proteins:
- the LOC129951065 gene encoding ras-related protein Rab-2A — MSYAYLFKYIIIGDTGVGKSCLLLQFTDKRFQPVHDLTIGVEFGARMITIDGKQIKLQIWDTAGQEAFRSITRSYYRGAAGALLVYDITRRETFNHLTTWLEDARQHSNSNMVIMLIGNKSDLDSRREVKKEEGEAFAREHGLVFMETSARTAANVEEAFINTAKEIYEKIQEGVFDINNEANGIKIGQQHSPTNPALPGSGSQGGPAGGSCC; from the exons GTGTTGGAAAATCATGTCTGTTATTGCAATTCACCGACAAGCGATTCCAGCCTGTTCATGATCTTACCATTGGAGTTGAATTCGGAGCACGAATGATAACAATCgatggaaaacaaattaaactacaAATTTGGGATACTGCTGGTCAGGAAGCATTTag atCGATCACACGTTCATATTATCGTGGAGCTGCTGGAGCATTGCTTGTTTATGACATCACAAGACGCGAGACATTTAATCATTTGACAACTTGGTTGGAAGATGCTAGACAACACTCGAATTCAAATATGGTTATTATGCTGATTGGCAACAAGAG TGATTTGGATTCGCGAAGAGAAGTGAAAAAAGAGGAAGGAGAAGCTTTTGCTCGTGAGCACGGTCTTGTTTTTATGGAAACTTCAGCCAGAACTGCTGCCAACGTCGAAGAAGCTTTCATTAATACCGCCAAggagatttatgaaaaaattcaaGAAGGTGTCTTTGATATCAATAACgag GCAAATGGTATCAAAATTGGACAGCAACATTCCCCGACAAATCCAGCTTTGCCTGGCTCCGGAAGTCAGGGTGGACCAGCTGGAGGCAGTTGTTGTTAG